The following are encoded together in the Streptomyces rapamycinicus NRRL 5491 genome:
- the pepE gene encoding dipeptidase PepE, producing MQLLLLSNSAAPGRGYLEHAREEIASALDGARRLVFVPYALADHDGYTAQVASVLEPLGVEVTGAHTADDPAGLVRGAQAVFVGGGNSFRLLKALHERDLVRAIRERVAAGAVYMGSSAGTNMACPTLRTTNDMPIVQPPTFEALGLLPFQINPHYLDAKPDTAHMGETRAQRLEQFLEENDVPVVGLREGTWLRRNEDRLTLGGIDAGAIVFRRGEDPEELRPGADLSALLREEPRFDSAAR from the coding sequence ATGCAGTTGCTGCTGCTGTCGAACTCCGCCGCGCCCGGCCGTGGCTATCTGGAACACGCACGGGAGGAGATCGCCTCGGCGCTGGACGGCGCGCGCCGGCTCGTCTTCGTGCCGTACGCGCTGGCCGACCACGACGGCTATACCGCCCAGGTGGCCTCCGTCCTGGAGCCGCTGGGCGTGGAGGTCACCGGCGCGCACACCGCCGACGACCCGGCCGGTCTTGTGCGCGGGGCGCAGGCGGTGTTCGTCGGCGGCGGCAACAGCTTCCGGCTGCTCAAGGCGTTGCACGAGCGCGATCTGGTCCGGGCGATACGGGAGCGGGTGGCCGCGGGCGCGGTCTACATGGGCTCCAGCGCGGGCACCAACATGGCCTGCCCGACCCTGCGCACCACCAACGACATGCCCATCGTCCAGCCGCCCACCTTCGAGGCGCTTGGCCTGCTGCCGTTCCAGATCAACCCGCACTACCTCGACGCCAAGCCGGACACCGCCCACATGGGCGAAACCCGGGCCCAGCGGCTCGAACAGTTCCTCGAGGAGAACGACGTTCCCGTGGTCGGCCTGCGCGAGGGCACCTGGCTGCGCCGGAACGAGGACCGGCTGACCCTGGGCGGCATCGACGCCGGGGCGATCGTCTTCCGCCGGGGCGAGGACCCGGAGGAGCTGCGCCCCGGTGCCGATCTGAGCGCCCTGCTGCGCGAGGAGCCGCGCTTCGACTCCGCGGCGCGCTGA
- a CDS encoding M4 family metallopeptidase: MRKTFSMPISGAAKRRSAIAAGTAVAAAALLASGLSTGTAGAAPAKSGAQPAALTASARAELLREANATKADTASSLGLGAKEKLVVKDVIKDADGTTHTRYDRTYDGLPVLGGDLIVHRAKGGDVKSVTKATKATVKVASTTAGIAASTAAKSAVKLAKADDTTKAAADQAPRKVIWAADGKPVLAYETVVGGVQKDGTPNQLHVITDAATGKKLYEYQGIETGKGESEYSGSVELGTSKEGSGYTLTDADRGGHKTTNLENGEDGEGKAFTDDDDNWGTGKPDDPQTAAVDAHYGAAATWDYYKNVHGRDGIGGDGKGAYSRVHYGDSYVNAFWDDSCFCMTYGDGQDNKAPLTALDVAGHEMSHGVTSKTAGLEYTGESGGLNEATSDIFGTSVEFNVKNTTDVGDYLIGEAIDINGDGTPLRYMDKPSKDGQSADNWSDDVGNQDVHYSSGVANHFFYLLSEGSGAKEINGVKYDSPTSDGSKVEGIGRDKAEKIWYKALTTYMTSNTDYHAAREATLKAATDLYGADSAESKGVDAAWAGVNVK, from the coding sequence GTGCGCAAGACCTTCAGCATGCCCATATCCGGTGCCGCGAAGCGGCGTTCCGCCATCGCCGCCGGTACCGCGGTGGCCGCGGCGGCCCTGCTCGCCTCCGGGCTGAGCACCGGCACCGCCGGTGCCGCCCCGGCCAAGTCCGGCGCCCAGCCCGCGGCGCTCACCGCCTCGGCCCGCGCCGAACTGCTCCGCGAGGCCAACGCGACCAAGGCGGACACCGCCTCGTCGCTCGGCCTCGGCGCCAAGGAGAAGCTGGTCGTCAAGGACGTCATCAAGGACGCCGACGGCACCACCCACACCCGCTACGACCGCACCTACGACGGCCTGCCCGTCCTCGGTGGCGACCTGATCGTCCACCGCGCCAAGGGCGGTGACGTGAAGAGCGTCACCAAGGCCACCAAGGCCACCGTCAAGGTCGCCTCCACCACGGCCGGGATCGCCGCGAGCACCGCGGCGAAGTCGGCCGTCAAGCTGGCCAAGGCCGACGACACCACCAAGGCCGCGGCCGACCAGGCCCCGCGCAAGGTGATCTGGGCCGCCGACGGCAAGCCCGTACTCGCCTACGAGACCGTCGTCGGCGGGGTGCAGAAGGACGGCACCCCGAACCAACTGCACGTCATCACCGACGCCGCCACCGGCAAGAAGCTCTACGAGTACCAGGGCATCGAGACCGGCAAGGGCGAGAGCGAGTACAGCGGCTCGGTCGAGCTCGGCACCAGCAAGGAAGGCAGCGGTTACACCCTGACCGACGCCGACCGCGGCGGCCACAAGACCACCAACCTGGAGAACGGGGAGGACGGCGAGGGCAAGGCCTTCACCGACGACGACGACAACTGGGGCACCGGCAAGCCGGACGACCCCCAGACCGCCGCCGTCGACGCCCACTACGGCGCCGCCGCCACCTGGGACTACTACAAGAACGTGCACGGCCGCGACGGCATCGGGGGCGACGGCAAGGGCGCCTACTCCCGCGTGCACTACGGCGACAGCTACGTCAACGCCTTCTGGGACGACAGCTGCTTCTGCATGACCTACGGCGACGGCCAGGACAACAAGGCCCCGCTGACCGCGCTCGACGTCGCGGGCCACGAGATGAGCCACGGCGTCACCTCCAAGACCGCGGGCCTGGAGTACACCGGCGAGTCGGGCGGCCTCAACGAGGCCACCTCCGACATCTTCGGCACCTCGGTGGAGTTCAACGTCAAGAACACCACCGACGTCGGTGACTACCTCATCGGCGAGGCGATCGACATCAACGGCGACGGCACCCCGCTGCGCTACATGGACAAGCCCAGCAAGGACGGCCAGTCCGCGGACAACTGGTCCGACGATGTCGGCAACCAGGACGTGCACTACTCCTCCGGTGTCGCCAACCACTTCTTCTACCTGCTGTCCGAGGGCAGCGGCGCGAAGGAGATCAACGGTGTGAAGTACGACAGCCCCACCTCCGACGGCTCCAAGGTCGAGGGCATCGGGCGGGACAAGGCCGAGAAGATCTGGTACAAGGCCCTGACCACGTACATGACCTCCAACACCGACTACCACGCCGCCCGTGAGGCCACGCTGAAGGCCGCCACGGACCTCTACGGCGCCGACAGCGCCGAGTCCAAGGGCGTGGACGCCGCCTGGGCCGGGGTCAACGTCAAGTAA
- a CDS encoding TetR/AcrR family transcriptional regulator, which yields MTSNPSRPGRDTRVARLPPRERILDAAEDLFLGEGITAVGVQAIADRAETTKMALYRHFATKDALIEEWLRIVAAGYSAAFDRAEAAHPGDARAQLLEVVRFFAEGLPEVSRRGCPFVNSIAGLPDREHPARRLIEDHKAAQRRRITDMCARAGVPHPDDASAEITFLLEGAQISAQNGSVEHADDRLIAAVASLLDRAGIRVPGPADPA from the coding sequence ATGACCAGCAATCCTTCGAGGCCCGGGCGGGACACCCGAGTGGCCCGCCTGCCACCGCGCGAGCGCATCCTGGACGCCGCCGAGGACCTCTTCCTGGGTGAAGGCATCACGGCGGTGGGGGTCCAGGCGATCGCCGATCGGGCGGAGACGACGAAGATGGCCCTGTACCGGCACTTCGCCACGAAGGACGCGCTGATCGAGGAGTGGCTGAGGATCGTCGCGGCGGGCTATTCAGCTGCCTTCGACCGCGCGGAAGCGGCGCACCCCGGCGATGCCCGGGCGCAGCTTCTGGAGGTGGTGCGGTTCTTCGCCGAAGGGCTGCCGGAGGTCTCGCGCCGGGGCTGCCCCTTCGTCAACTCGATCGCCGGCCTGCCCGACCGCGAACACCCGGCCCGCCGGCTCATCGAGGACCACAAGGCCGCCCAGCGCCGCCGCATCACGGACATGTGCGCCCGGGCGGGCGTTCCCCACCCCGACGACGCCTCGGCGGAGATCACCTTCCTCCTGGAAGGCGCCCAGATCAGCGCCCAGAACGGCAGCGTCGAACATGCCGATGACCGGCTGATCGCCGCCGTCGCCTCGCTTCTCGACCGGGCCGGAATCCGAGTACCGGGCCCGGCTGACCCCGCGTGA
- a CDS encoding M4 family metallopeptidase, producing the protein MIGVGFQSGTAAARPDDAANSANVADRPAARTISGAPDRSALPVKLSPAQRAELIREADAAEGEAADDLKLGAKEKLVVKDVIKDADGTTHTRYERTYAGLPVLGGDLVVDRAKSGKPLTVAKATKARLTVPTTSAAVAPATAEKAAVKAANAQGSRKTAADRAPRKVIWAAKGTPALAYETVVGGLQEDGTPNELHVITDAATGKKLFEFQGVKTGTGNSQYSGQVALGTSGSSGSYNLTDSGRGNHKTYNLNRSTSGTGTLFTDADDVWGNGTVSDAATAGVDAHYGAAETWDYYKNVHGRTGIRGDGVGAYSRVHYSSGYVNAFWQDACFCMTYGDGAGNADPLTSIDVAAHEMSHGVTAATANLTYSGESGGLNEGTSDIFAAAVEFYANNASDPGDYLVGEKIDINGDGTPLRYMDKPSKDGASKDSWYSGVGNVDVHYSSGIANHFFYLLSEGSGAKVINGVSYNSPTYDNLPVTGIGRDNAEKIWFKALSQRMTSNTNYAGARDATLWAAGELFGQGSAQYNAVANAWAGVNVGTRIADGVTVTPPGDQTSIVDQAASLQITATSSNPGALSYAATGLPAGLAIDSASGLISGTPTAEGSSAVTVTVTDYAGKTGTASFAWTVNTSGGNVFENTADIAIPDAGEPITSPISVSRAGNAPSNLQVGVDIVHTYRGDLVIDLVAPDGTAYRLKSASLFDSADDVRTTYTVDASSETAVGTWKLRVQDMYAQDTGYINSWKLTF; encoded by the coding sequence ATGATCGGCGTCGGCTTCCAGAGCGGCACCGCCGCCGCCCGCCCGGACGACGCCGCGAACTCCGCGAACGTGGCCGACCGCCCCGCCGCTCGCACGATCTCCGGCGCCCCCGACCGCAGCGCCCTCCCCGTGAAGCTGTCCCCCGCCCAGCGCGCCGAGCTGATCCGCGAGGCCGATGCCGCCGAGGGCGAGGCCGCCGATGACCTCAAGCTCGGGGCCAAGGAGAAGCTGGTCGTCAAGGACGTCATCAAGGACGCCGACGGCACGACGCACACCCGCTACGAGCGCACCTACGCCGGACTCCCCGTCCTGGGCGGCGACTTGGTCGTCGACCGGGCGAAGAGCGGCAAGCCGCTGACCGTCGCCAAGGCCACCAAGGCCCGGCTGACCGTCCCGACCACCAGCGCCGCCGTCGCTCCCGCCACCGCCGAGAAGGCCGCCGTGAAGGCGGCGAACGCGCAGGGCTCGCGGAAGACCGCGGCCGACCGGGCGCCCCGCAAGGTGATCTGGGCCGCGAAGGGCACCCCGGCCCTCGCGTACGAGACGGTCGTCGGCGGCCTCCAGGAGGACGGCACCCCGAACGAGCTGCACGTCATCACCGACGCGGCCACCGGCAAGAAGCTGTTCGAGTTCCAGGGCGTCAAGACGGGCACCGGGAACAGCCAGTACAGCGGCCAGGTGGCCCTCGGCACCTCGGGCAGCTCGGGCTCGTACAACCTCACCGACTCCGGGCGCGGCAACCACAAGACGTACAACCTCAACCGCTCCACCTCGGGCACCGGCACGCTCTTCACCGACGCCGACGACGTCTGGGGCAACGGCACCGTCTCCGACGCCGCGACCGCCGGGGTGGACGCGCACTACGGCGCCGCCGAGACCTGGGACTACTACAAGAACGTCCACGGCCGCACCGGCATCCGGGGCGACGGCGTCGGGGCGTACTCCCGGGTCCACTACAGCAGCGGTTACGTCAACGCCTTCTGGCAGGACGCCTGCTTCTGCATGACCTACGGCGACGGCGCGGGCAACGCCGACCCGCTGACCTCCATCGATGTCGCCGCGCACGAGATGAGCCACGGTGTCACCGCGGCCACCGCCAACCTCACCTACAGCGGTGAGTCCGGCGGGCTCAACGAGGGCACCTCCGACATCTTCGCCGCCGCCGTCGAGTTCTACGCGAACAACGCGAGCGACCCCGGCGACTACCTCGTCGGCGAGAAGATCGACATCAATGGCGACGGCACCCCGCTGCGCTACATGGACAAGCCCAGCAAGGACGGGGCCTCCAAGGACAGCTGGTACTCCGGTGTCGGCAATGTGGACGTCCACTACTCGTCCGGCATCGCCAACCACTTCTTCTACCTGCTCTCCGAGGGCAGCGGCGCCAAGGTCATCAACGGCGTGAGCTACAACAGCCCGACGTACGACAACCTCCCGGTCACCGGCATCGGGCGGGACAACGCGGAGAAGATCTGGTTCAAGGCGCTGAGCCAGCGGATGACCTCCAACACCAACTACGCGGGCGCCCGCGACGCCACCCTGTGGGCGGCGGGCGAGCTGTTCGGCCAGGGCAGCGCGCAGTACAACGCGGTGGCCAACGCCTGGGCCGGGGTCAACGTCGGCACCCGGATCGCCGACGGCGTCACCGTCACCCCGCCCGGCGACCAGACCAGCATCGTCGACCAGGCCGCCAGCCTCCAGATCACCGCGACCAGCTCCAACCCGGGCGCGCTGAGCTACGCGGCCACCGGGCTCCCCGCGGGCCTGGCCATCGACTCCGCCAGCGGTCTGATCTCCGGCACCCCGACCGCCGAGGGGTCGAGCGCGGTGACCGTCACGGTGACCGACTATGCGGGCAAGACCGGTACGGCGTCCTTCGCCTGGACGGTCAACACCAGCGGCGGCAATGTCTTCGAGAACACCGCGGACATCGCCATCCCGGACGCGGGTGAGCCGATCACCTCGCCGATCTCGGTGAGCCGGGCCGGCAACGCGCCCAGCAACCTCCAGGTGGGCGTGGACATCGTGCACACCTACCGCGGCGACCTGGTGATCGACCTGGTGGCCCCGGACGGCACGGCCTACCGGCTGAAGAGCGCCAGCCTCTTCGACTCGGCGGACGACGTGCGGACCACGTACACCGTGGACGCGTCCTCCGAGACCGCGGTCGGCACCTGGAAGCTGAGGGTGCAGGACATGTACGCCCAGGACACCGGCTACATCAACAGCTGGAAGCTGACGTTCTGA
- a CDS encoding amidase, with product MELSEYTRFDAVGLADLVARGEVSAAELTAAAQAAIAAVNPRINAVVENWPAEDEPVPGSTPLAGVPFLIKDLAVAMAGKRVELGSRLAAGNVAAEDSFLMRRLRRAGLVTLGRTATPEFAYSTTTEPVLYGAARNPWDPERTPGGSTGGSAAAVAAGIVPMAHATDAAGSIRVPAASTGLFGLKPTRGRISMGPDADEVFNGLAVHGAISRTVRDSATLLDLIGGPETGDPYFAEPPRRPYAEEVTRPPGALRIGLLTTPWGGREVDAAISEATRQAARLLESLGHRVEVATMELDVDWEEFVLANARLWSANLVTWIDGFAAAFDRPVDESTVEPEMLASYAWGRQVSGADFVHALDVRNRVARSVGQYFTGHDLLLTPTLPELPLPIGTYRHGSEGADGHGWLAHLFHRSPFTAVFNVAGTPAMSVPLSADPTTGLPIGVQFAAGYGREDTLFRLAGQLEQAAPWAHRTPTVWAGANPAA from the coding sequence ATGGAACTGTCCGAGTACACCCGATTCGATGCCGTGGGACTGGCCGATCTCGTCGCTCGCGGCGAGGTCAGCGCCGCGGAGCTGACGGCGGCGGCCCAGGCCGCCATCGCGGCGGTGAACCCGCGGATCAACGCCGTCGTGGAGAACTGGCCCGCCGAGGACGAACCGGTCCCCGGCAGCACACCGCTGGCCGGAGTGCCCTTCCTCATCAAGGACCTGGCCGTGGCCATGGCCGGTAAACGAGTCGAGCTGGGCAGCCGCCTCGCCGCCGGGAACGTGGCGGCCGAGGACTCCTTCCTCATGCGGCGCCTCCGTCGCGCGGGCCTGGTCACCCTCGGACGTACGGCCACCCCGGAATTCGCGTACAGCACCACCACCGAACCCGTCCTGTACGGAGCCGCCCGCAACCCCTGGGACCCCGAGCGCACCCCCGGTGGATCCACCGGAGGTTCCGCCGCCGCCGTCGCCGCGGGCATCGTTCCCATGGCGCATGCCACAGATGCCGCGGGCTCCATCCGCGTGCCCGCCGCGAGCACCGGCCTGTTCGGACTCAAGCCCACCCGCGGACGGATCTCCATGGGCCCCGACGCCGACGAGGTCTTCAACGGCCTGGCCGTCCACGGCGCGATCAGCCGCACCGTGCGCGACAGTGCCACCCTGCTCGACTTGATCGGCGGCCCCGAAACCGGCGACCCCTACTTCGCGGAGCCGCCCCGCCGCCCCTACGCCGAAGAGGTCACCCGGCCTCCCGGCGCCCTCCGCATCGGCCTGCTCACCACCCCCTGGGGCGGCCGGGAGGTGGACGCGGCGATCAGCGAGGCGACCCGGCAGGCCGCCCGGCTCCTGGAGTCCCTCGGACACCGGGTGGAGGTCGCCACCATGGAACTCGACGTGGATTGGGAGGAGTTCGTCCTGGCCAACGCCCGGCTATGGAGCGCCAACCTGGTCACGTGGATCGACGGATTCGCCGCGGCCTTCGACCGCCCCGTGGACGAGTCCACCGTCGAGCCCGAGATGCTGGCCAGCTACGCGTGGGGACGCCAGGTGAGCGGGGCCGACTTCGTCCACGCCCTCGACGTCCGCAACCGCGTCGCCCGGTCGGTCGGCCAGTACTTCACCGGCCACGACCTGCTGCTCACCCCGACCCTGCCGGAACTCCCGCTGCCGATCGGCACCTACCGCCACGGCTCGGAAGGCGCCGACGGCCACGGCTGGCTGGCGCACCTGTTCCACCGGTCGCCCTTCACGGCCGTGTTCAACGTCGCGGGCACCCCAGCCATGTCCGTCCCGCTGTCGGCCGACCCGACGACCGGCCTGCCCATCGGAGTCCAGTTCGCCGCCGGGTACGGCCGGGAGGACACCCTCTTCCGCCTCGCCGGCCAACTGGAACAGGCCGCCCCCTGGGCCCACCGCACCCCCACCGTCTGGGCAGGTGCCAACCCGGCCGCATGA
- a CDS encoding helix-turn-helix domain-containing protein yields MSASPSSSAQQARQALGARLGEIRDDAGLTGRALAALCGWHPSKVSKIEHAKTSPSPDDIRSWAEHCGVPEQTADLIASLRTAQGMWVEWRRMERAGLRRAQEERLPLYERTSRFRVYSSWLIPGLIQTRAYTTAALCAIRERRGLVDDVEAAVAIRMQRQRLLHTGERRFAFLIEESVLRSGIGGSETMAEQLAHLLAISSLANVSVGVVPMRPDRVRWPVESFWIFDVSEVNVELVSGFLTVTQPGEIAMYAQAFGELTEHAVYGAAARALISSAAGSLD; encoded by the coding sequence ATGTCCGCGTCTCCTTCGTCCAGCGCACAACAGGCAAGGCAAGCCCTTGGCGCTCGCCTCGGTGAGATCCGCGATGACGCGGGGCTGACGGGGCGAGCGCTCGCCGCTCTCTGTGGTTGGCACCCGTCCAAAGTCAGCAAGATCGAGCATGCCAAGACTTCCCCTTCGCCGGACGACATCCGGTCCTGGGCAGAACATTGCGGTGTGCCGGAACAGACGGCAGATCTGATCGCGTCGCTCCGCACCGCGCAAGGTATGTGGGTTGAGTGGCGCCGTATGGAGCGGGCGGGCCTCCGTCGCGCCCAAGAGGAGCGTCTACCGCTGTATGAGCGCACCTCTCGCTTTCGGGTCTATTCATCCTGGCTGATCCCTGGGCTGATCCAGACTCGCGCATATACGACGGCGGCGCTGTGTGCCATCCGTGAGCGCCGTGGGCTTGTGGATGACGTCGAGGCTGCCGTCGCCATCCGTATGCAACGTCAACGTTTGTTGCATACCGGCGAGCGTCGCTTCGCCTTCCTCATCGAGGAGTCCGTATTGCGCTCTGGTATCGGAGGCTCGGAGACGATGGCAGAGCAACTTGCCCATCTCCTAGCCATCAGTTCGCTGGCCAACGTCAGTGTGGGCGTGGTTCCCATGCGGCCGGATCGGGTTCGCTGGCCGGTCGAGAGTTTCTGGATCTTTGACGTATCCGAGGTCAATGTCGAGCTGGTGTCCGGCTTCCTGACGGTCACCCAGCCAGGCGAGATCGCGATGTATGCCCAGGCTTTCGGTGAGCTGACCGAACATGCGGTCTACGGTGCGGCGGCACGAGCGCTTATCTCCTCGGCGGCTGGCTCGCTCGACTGA
- a CDS encoding phosphate ABC transporter substrate-binding protein — translation MKWLEQLTAPENLLALLGVVVTVGGLSYERLIPGRKRIGYRVQMDTLIDDSTQDGPIHQRLRMLENTPDLAGASLVLLRIENDGFRSIDADDYITAPATNHRGLTATFPNRTVRDVAVTEPSHPDLLRHLPQRGTPANPGLVCAGNEISLPRVPLNKGDHFKLLVLLTGAGTDKPPHVGGRIKEGRIRNNEKFRRPSNRMLGLIGSLLAMLMLQSFGVQLWRDDPLPRGCAEGNLTIVGSTAFKPVAQDAGEAYQGDCRDAHVTVEAQGSGRGTKTLIDAGEAAKGGFPSYLAFSDGPEGDGDPKLKEHLVALSVFSVVVNKDVRMADLSLDELRGLYSGRITNWNQLPGGPDLPVRLVSRDAKSGTRGVFESRVLGRNEISRTSDNCRTPKFTGDAVVRCELDSTSEVLRTVASTPGAIGYAELHSAEESAQKGALYLVDLDNRKPSIDAVRERTYPFWEPEYAYTYTAPPPNSLTSKFLDYLAGDTGRNLIEKHGHLPCAAAENQRACQLAAGGR, via the coding sequence ATGAAGTGGCTGGAGCAGTTGACGGCGCCCGAGAATCTGTTGGCGTTGCTCGGTGTCGTGGTGACGGTCGGTGGGCTGTCGTATGAGCGGCTGATTCCCGGGCGGAAGCGTATCGGTTATCGCGTGCAGATGGACACGTTGATAGATGACAGCACCCAGGACGGGCCGATTCATCAGCGGTTGCGCATGCTGGAGAATACCCCGGATCTGGCCGGGGCCTCCTTGGTGCTGTTGCGGATTGAGAATGACGGGTTTCGGAGCATTGACGCCGACGACTACATCACGGCGCCGGCGACGAATCACCGCGGGCTCACCGCGACCTTTCCCAATCGCACCGTGCGTGATGTGGCGGTCACCGAGCCCAGTCATCCGGATCTGCTGCGGCATCTGCCGCAGCGCGGGACTCCGGCGAATCCCGGGCTGGTCTGTGCGGGCAATGAGATCTCGCTGCCCCGGGTGCCGCTGAACAAGGGGGATCACTTCAAGCTGCTGGTGCTGCTGACGGGTGCCGGGACCGATAAGCCGCCGCATGTGGGCGGGCGGATCAAAGAGGGCAGGATCCGCAACAATGAGAAGTTCCGGCGGCCCAGCAATCGCATGCTCGGGCTGATCGGCAGTCTGCTGGCGATGCTGATGCTCCAGTCGTTCGGTGTGCAGCTGTGGCGGGATGATCCGCTGCCGCGCGGCTGCGCCGAGGGGAATCTGACGATCGTCGGCTCGACCGCGTTCAAGCCGGTGGCGCAGGACGCGGGCGAGGCGTATCAGGGCGACTGCCGGGATGCCCATGTCACCGTCGAGGCGCAGGGCAGTGGGCGGGGTACGAAGACGCTGATCGATGCCGGGGAGGCGGCGAAGGGCGGATTCCCGTCGTATCTCGCGTTTTCCGACGGCCCGGAGGGGGATGGGGACCCCAAGCTCAAGGAGCATCTGGTGGCGCTGTCCGTGTTCAGCGTGGTGGTGAACAAGGACGTACGGATGGCCGATCTCTCGCTCGACGAGCTCCGCGGGCTCTACTCGGGCCGGATCACCAACTGGAACCAGCTGCCCGGCGGGCCCGATCTGCCGGTGCGGCTGGTGAGCCGGGACGCCAAATCCGGGACCCGCGGGGTGTTCGAGAGCCGGGTGCTGGGGCGTAATGAGATCTCACGGACGTCCGACAACTGCCGGACCCCGAAATTCACCGGGGACGCCGTCGTCCGCTGTGAACTCGACAGCACCAGCGAGGTGTTGAGGACGGTGGCGAGCACCCCCGGCGCGATTGGTTACGCCGAATTGCACTCCGCCGAGGAGAGCGCCCAGAAGGGCGCCCTCTATCTGGTGGACCTCGACAACCGCAAGCCGTCCATCGACGCGGTACGGGAGCGTACCTACCCCTTCTGGGAGCCGGAGTACGCGTACACCTACACCGCGCCGCCCCCGAACTCCCTGACCTCGAAGTTCCTCGACTATCTGGCCGGGGACACCGGGCGGAACCTCATCGAGAAGCATGGCCATCTGCCCTGCGCCGCCGCCGAGAACCAGCGGGCGTGCCAGCTGGCGGCCGGCGGGCGGTAG
- a CDS encoding M4 family metallopeptidase, with protein MDSRSSTAISGISRLRRSRTALAAGAATLAASLLAAGATAGSANAAAPSAPSATRSDAATVSLSPSARAELLREAGSTTVSTAKSLGLGAKEKLVVRDVVKDADGTTHTRYERTYAGLPVLGGDLIVHESASGASQGVDKATDADIKVTDTSAAIAPSGAERSALGAARAAGDKKAGADNAHKVIWAATGKPTLAYETVVSGVRQDGTPSKLHVITDADSGRKLYEFQAVENGTGTGQHNGKVTVGSVKSGSQWLLKDTARGGHQTYNLKHSWDDTKKGSAFYDANNVWGNGKPTIAQTAAVDAHYGAAMTWDYYKKVLGRNGIKGNGKAAYSRVHFGDAYENAFWDDACFCMTYGDGAGNKKPLTSLDVAGHEMSHGLTSATANLEYSGEAGGLNEATSDIFGTAVEWYAKNAKDPGDYLIGEKIDINGDGTPLRYMDKPSKDGLSYDYWKSGVGNDDPHFTSGIANHFFYLLSEGSGRKVIGGVTYNSPTKDGRTVKGIGRAKAEKIWYKALTTYMTSTTNYAKARTATLKAAKALYGASSAEYKAVDNAWGGVNVK; from the coding sequence GTGGATTCACGTTCGTCGACAGCCATATCCGGCATATCCCGTCTCAGACGCTCGCGTACCGCCCTCGCCGCCGGAGCGGCGACCCTGGCCGCCTCCCTGCTCGCCGCCGGCGCCACCGCCGGATCCGCGAACGCGGCCGCTCCTTCGGCTCCTTCGGCCACCCGCTCGGATGCCGCCACCGTCTCGCTCTCCCCCTCGGCCCGCGCCGAGCTGCTGCGGGAGGCGGGCTCCACCACCGTCTCCACCGCCAAGTCGCTGGGGCTCGGGGCCAAGGAGAAGCTGGTCGTCAGGGATGTCGTCAAGGACGCCGACGGCACCACCCACACCCGCTACGAGCGCACCTACGCCGGACTGCCGGTCCTCGGCGGCGACCTGATCGTCCATGAGTCCGCGAGCGGCGCCTCCCAGGGTGTCGACAAGGCGACCGACGCCGACATCAAGGTCACCGACACCTCCGCCGCCATCGCCCCCTCCGGCGCCGAGCGGTCCGCCCTCGGCGCCGCGCGGGCCGCGGGCGACAAGAAGGCGGGCGCCGACAACGCGCACAAGGTGATCTGGGCCGCCACCGGCAAGCCCACCCTCGCGTACGAGACCGTCGTCAGCGGGGTCCGGCAGGACGGTACGCCCAGCAAGCTGCACGTCATCACCGACGCCGACTCCGGCCGGAAGCTCTACGAGTTCCAGGCCGTCGAGAACGGCACCGGCACCGGTCAGCACAACGGCAAGGTCACCGTCGGCTCGGTCAAGAGCGGCAGCCAGTGGCTGCTGAAGGACACCGCGCGCGGCGGCCACCAGACGTACAACCTCAAGCACTCGTGGGACGACACCAAGAAGGGGTCGGCCTTCTACGACGCCAACAACGTCTGGGGCAACGGCAAGCCCACCATCGCCCAGACCGCCGCCGTCGACGCCCACTACGGCGCCGCGATGACCTGGGACTACTACAAGAAGGTCCTCGGCCGGAACGGCATCAAGGGCAACGGCAAGGCCGCGTACTCCCGCGTCCACTTCGGCGACGCGTACGAGAACGCCTTCTGGGACGACGCCTGCTTCTGCATGACCTACGGCGACGGCGCGGGCAACAAGAAACCCCTCACCTCGCTCGACGTCGCGGGCCACGAGATGAGCCACGGACTCACCTCGGCCACCGCCAACCTCGAGTACAGCGGCGAGGCGGGCGGCCTCAACGAGGCCACCTCCGACATCTTCGGCACCGCCGTGGAGTGGTACGCCAAGAACGCCAAGGACCCCGGTGACTACCTCATCGGCGAGAAGATCGACATCAACGGCGACGGCACCCCGCTGCGCTACATGGACAAGCCCAGCAAGGACGGCCTGTCCTACGACTACTGGAAGAGCGGTGTGGGCAACGACGACCCGCACTTCACCTCCGGCATCGCCAACCACTTCTTCTATCTGCTGTCCGAGGGCAGCGGCCGCAAGGTCATCGGCGGCGTGACCTACAACAGCCCGACCAAGGACGGCCGCACCGTCAAGGGCATCGGCCGCGCCAAGGCCGAGAAGATCTGGTACAAGGCGCTCACCACGTACATGACCTCGACCACCAACTACGCCAAGGCCCGCACCGCGACCCTCAAGGCCGCGAAGGCGCTGTACGGCGCGAGCAGCGCCGAGTACAAGGCGGTCGACAACGCCTGGGGCGGCGTCAACGTGAAGTGA